A region from the Vicia villosa cultivar HV-30 ecotype Madison, WI linkage group LG3, Vvil1.0, whole genome shotgun sequence genome encodes:
- the LOC131661933 gene encoding uncharacterized acetyltransferase At3g50280-like has translation MAKPLSKDSSAVTILSKCTVYPDKKSTLGDLKLSVSDLTMICAQYIQKGCLFTTPSLPSQTLIPHLITSLSKTLSLFPPLAGRFLTDPDGYIYISCNDAGVDFIHATATHLTITDLLSPSDVHAAFKQFIPFHCKINYSAHFSPILAIQVTYLADGIFIGFAVSHAVTDGTTIWNFFNTFAEISRGVTQPTRIPDFRRDSILNSKAVLRLSEDEINVTSKSDEPVRERIFSFTREAIQKLKTRVNRNRTSPAEISSFQSLSALMWQCVTRARKLEGTKTTTVRMAVNIRNRLEPKLSEYYFGNAIQSIATYASAGDVVDNDLTWCAEQLNKNIREYNSDVVRRVVEDWEREPKAVKLGNHDGGIVQIGSSPRFPMYDNDFGWGRPVAVRSGGGNKFDGKMSAFPGREGGNSVDMEVVLATETMGILENDPEFLLYAS, from the coding sequence ATGGCAAAGCCTCTTTCTAAAGATTCTAGTGCAGTCACCATCCTCTCAAAATGCACTGTTTACCCAGACAAGAAATCAACTCTTGGAGACTTGAAACTCTCTGTCTCAGACCTCACCATGATATGTGCTCAATACATCCAAAAAGGCTGCCTCTTCACAACTCCATCTCTTCCCTCTCAAACCCTCATTCCTCACCTTATAACTTCTCTCTCtaaaaccctctctctcttccctcCACTCGCTGGCCGTTTCTTAACCGACCCCGATGGTTACATCTACATCTCATGCAACGACGCTGGCGTTGATTTCATCCATGCAACCGCCACTCATCTCACTATCACCGACCTTTTGTCACCATCCGATGTCCATGCTGCATTCAAGCAATTCATCCCTTTTCACTGTAAAATCAACTACTCCGCTCATTTCTCACCAATCTTGGCCATTCAGGTCACCTACCTCGCAGACGGAATCTTCATCGGTTTCGCCGTATCTCATGCTGTCACAGACGGTACTACCATCTGGAACTTCTTCAACACGTTCGCCGAGATTTCCAGGGGAGTCACGCAACCTACCAGAATCCCAGACTTCCGCCGGGATTCCATTCTGAATTCAAAAGCCGTCCTCCGTTTGTCGGAGGACGAAATCAACGTGACGTCCAAATCTGACGAGCCTGTGCGTGAGAGAATCTTCAGTTTCACTCGAGAAGCAATTCAGAAGCTAAAAACAAGAGTGAATCGCAACCGTACATCCCCGGCGGAGATTTCATCGTTTCAGTCGCTCTCCGCTCTAATGTGGCAATGTGTTACACGCGCTAGGAAGCTTGAGGGAACTAAAACAACGACGGTTAGAATGGCCGTTAATATTCGTAACCGTCTGGAGCCGAAGTTATCGGAGTATTATTTCGGGAACGCGATTCAGAGCATTGCCACGTATGCATCCGCCGGTGACGTGGTTGATAACGATCTTACATGGTGCGCGGAGCAGTTGAATAAGAATATTAGGGAGTACAATAGTGATGTGGTGAGGCGCGTCGTAGAGGATTGGGAGCGCGAGCCGAAAGCTGTTAAGTTGGGGAATCACGATGGTGGGATAGTGCAGATTGGTAGTTCGCCTAGGTTTCCTATGTATGATAATGATTTTGGATGGGGGAGGCCGGTGGCAGTGAGGAGCGGCGGAGGGAATAAGTTTGATGGCAAGATGTCGGCGTTTCCGGGGAGGGAAGGCGGTAATTCTGTCGACATGGAGGTGGTTTTGGCGACGGAAACGATGGGGATTCTTGAGAATGATCCTGAGTTCTTGCTTTACGCTTCTTGA